The following coding sequences lie in one Mycobacterium sp. Z3061 genomic window:
- a CDS encoding PPE domain-containing protein, protein MSFLTFPPEINSARIFTGAGPGPMLAAATAWGGLADELATAASSFDSVTLGLAGAWLGPSAVAMANAAAPYVGWLNAAASGAEEVAGQARVAAGAFEAARAATVHPAALVAHRSQLLSLVFSNLFGQNAPAIAAAEAAYEQMWAQDVAAMSDYYSSVSAAVAQLMPWQSSLQDLAGRVAGLLGIGGKASAASPVADSSAEQTAAAAAQGGAAAAGDPVAAPRLAAAPLAAGIGNQGSGNSGNGNRGNNNVGNGNRGDGNGGSGNIGSTNGGSGNRGTGNTGDGNIGDNNVGSGNTGNTNQGNGNQGNDNRGDGNRGNGNAGSGNTGSGNVGNGNQGSLNDGDGNKGGFNKGSGNNGTSNQGNGNQGSTNGGDGNRGLFNTGSGNTGNTNAGNGNTGNANAGDGNNNTSDITHGNAGDGNLGGGNAGDGNKGGNNQGSGNIGDGNIGDGNHGNGNQGNGNLGNSNSGIGNEGNNNGGNGNLGNGNTGDANKGDNNFGKGNLGNTNAGDGNKGNANGGSGNLGDLNVGNGNKGSNNAGQGNAGTNNTGDGNLGSGNTGLGNAGDNNTGDGNKGNTNAGFGNTGNNNQGSGNRGNDNVGNGNFGNANTGLGNRGDNNAGNGNLGNGNSGFGNKGNGNQGSGNQGNNNVGHGDIGSNNIGNGNIGSGNAGSGNRGFGLGTGDNNQGSGNQGSNNVGSGNIGNGNAGSGNRGIGLGTGDNNQGSGNQGSNNVGNGNIGNANAGNGNTGSGNAGSGNAGSNNQGGGNYGSGNAGEGNRGNGNAGSGNVGNNNPGMGNTGSGNEGGGNNGTGNQGWGNTGTNNIGFGNTGNNNIGFGLTGDNQVGIGRLNSGWFNLGLGNSGNFNIGFGNSGSGNIGFGNSGNYNIGFGNAGSGNLGWWNGGNGNTFAMNAGNYNTGLWNAGNLNTGLWNSGSNNTGMFNAGSTNTGLFNSGSTNTGMYNSGSTNSGNYNSGSTNTGRYNSGGTNTGNYNSGGTNTGDFNAGGTNTGNYNSGGTNTGNYNSGGTNTGDFNAGGTNYGSYNAGGTNTGNFNAGGTNTGDFNSGGTNAGYYNSGGTNSGNYNSGGTNTGHYNAGGTNTGNYNSGGTNTGNYNSGGTNTGDYNSGGTNTGNYNSGNTNTGNLNSGNTNTGNQNSGNTNTGNLNSGNTNTGNQNSGNTNTGNLNSGNTNTYGDASRPDGYNSGDTNTGSYNSGNTNTGNSNSGNTNTGDLNSGNTNTGARNSGNTNTGNLNSGNTNTGNANSGNTNTGNFNSGNTNTYFNPSSPDGFNSGDTNTGSYNSGDTNTGFRNSGNTNTGTGNSGNTNSGDFNSGFTNTGDRNSGNTNTGNANSGNTNTGNNNSGFTDTGNGNSGNTNRFDFNSGNTNTGNKNAGFTNTGDGNSGNTNTGANNSGKTNTGTGNSGDTNSGANNSGNTNTGDGNSGNTNSGDNNAGNTNTGNGNRGNTNTGNDNTGSTNTGDRNSGNTNTGNDNSGNTNTGDRNSGSWNVGNDNTGNGAPVGASGTGNGLGSSGFGNTAASGTSGFGNDLSNGTSGAGNGGLGGGNSGLNNGGVGGGNSGVGNGGFGSSGNSGKDNGGFANGGNSGTNNASPGGGNSGSGNNVAGGGNSGNLNRGVGGGNSGTNNSGAGGGNAGSNNSGSNGSSGEGNQGSGGNSGFSNSGSAGQSGTGNSGGAGNSGTNNNGSLGSSGQANGGAGGNSGTGNNGSAGNSGNGNSGSAGNSGFSNSGGGGNSGTNNTGATFGSSGANNFAAGGNSGTSNSGGGGNSGTGNNGSAGSSGLNNQGSGGNSGTSNTGATFGSSGLNNSAAGGSSGTGNNGSAGNSGFNNNGSGGQSGTGNNGGAGTSGSGNNAAGGSSGSNNNGTAGNSGTGNNGSAGNSGSGNNGSAGSSGANNNAISFGSSGTGNIAASGSSGSGNSGSGGDSGTDNAGSAGSSGNNNNGTAGSSGSGNVGGGNAGSGNIGFGSSGGTNIGAGSSGTSNPGAGNAGTGNVGAGTSGINNPGTGSSGNQNFGFGTSGNYNAGAGNSGTFNPGAGSSGLFNIYAGDSGYLASGLGNSGLLTLGAGNSGAVTPGAGNSGWLLAGLGNSGTLNLGSALSGLTNFGAANSGLLNAGTTLSGFVNVGVYNAGLLDIGYLPRALYVGNLAFEVATFLLRQLTGLLPGV, encoded by the coding sequence GTGAGCTTCCTGACCTTCCCGCCGGAGATCAATTCCGCGCGAATCTTCACTGGTGCCGGGCCGGGGCCGATGCTGGCCGCGGCGACGGCGTGGGGTGGTTTGGCGGACGAATTAGCTACCGCCGCATCGTCTTTCGACTCGGTCACGTTAGGGCTGGCGGGCGCCTGGCTGGGCCCGTCGGCGGTGGCGATGGCGAACGCCGCCGCCCCATACGTGGGCTGGCTCAACGCGGCGGCGTCCGGGGCAGAGGAAGTCGCCGGGCAGGCGCGGGTTGCCGCCGGAGCCTTCGAGGCGGCCAGGGCCGCGACGGTGCATCCCGCCGCCCTGGTGGCCCATCGAAGCCAATTGTTGTCACTCGTTTTCTCGAACTTGTTCGGGCAGAACGCCCCGGCCATCGCGGCGGCCGAAGCCGCCTATGAGCAAATGTGGGCGCAGGACGTGGCGGCGATGTCGGATTACTATTCCTCGGTTTCGGCCGCCGTTGCTCAATTGATGCCCTGGCAGAGTTCGTTGCAGGACCTGGCCGGCCGGGTCGCCGGGTTGCTGGGGATCGGAGGAAAAGCGTCGGCAGCCAGTCCCGTGGCGGACAGCAGCGCCGAACAGACCGCCGCCGCTGCCGCGCAGGGTGGCGCCGCTGCCGCCGGCGACCCGGTCGCGGCGCCGAGGCTCGCCGCCGCCCCGCTGGCCGCCGGCATCGGCAATCAAGGCAGTGGCAACAGCGGTAACGGCAACAGAGGCAACAACAACGTCGGCAACGGCAACCGGGGCGACGGCAACGGGGGCAGTGGCAACATCGGTTCGACCAACGGCGGCAGCGGCAACCGGGGCACCGGTAACACCGGCGACGGCAACATCGGCGATAACAATGTCGGCAGTGGCAACACCGGTAACACCAATCAGGGCAACGGTAACCAGGGCAACGACAACAGGGGCGACGGCAACCGCGGCAACGGCAACGCCGGCAGCGGCAACACCGGCAGCGGCAACGTGGGCAACGGCAATCAGGGCAGCCTCAACGACGGAGACGGCAACAAGGGCGGCTTCAACAAGGGCAGCGGCAACAACGGCACCAGCAACCAGGGCAACGGCAACCAGGGCAGCACCAACGGCGGTGACGGCAATCGCGGCCTCTTCAACACCGGCAGCGGCAACACCGGCAACACTAACGCCGGTAACGGCAACACCGGCAACGCGAACGCGGGTGACGGCAACAACAACACCAGCGACATCACCCACGGCAACGCCGGCGACGGCAACCTGGGCGGCGGCAACGCGGGGGACGGCAACAAGGGCGGCAACAACCAGGGCAGCGGCAACATCGGCGACGGCAACATCGGCGATGGCAACCACGGCAACGGCAATCAGGGCAACGGCAACCTGGGCAACAGCAACTCCGGAATCGGCAACGAAGGCAACAACAACGGCGGAAACGGCAACCTGGGCAACGGCAACACCGGCGACGCCAACAAGGGCGACAACAACTTCGGCAAGGGCAATCTGGGTAACACCAACGCCGGCGACGGCAACAAGGGCAACGCCAACGGCGGCTCGGGGAACCTGGGCGACCTGAATGTCGGCAACGGAAACAAGGGCTCCAACAATGCCGGCCAGGGCAACGCAGGCACCAACAACACCGGCGACGGGAACCTGGGCAGCGGCAACACCGGCCTGGGCAACGCCGGTGACAACAACACCGGCGACGGGAACAAGGGCAACACCAACGCCGGGTTCGGCAACACCGGCAACAACAACCAGGGCAGCGGCAATCGGGGCAATGACAATGTCGGCAACGGCAACTTCGGCAACGCCAACACCGGCCTGGGTAACCGTGGCGACAACAACGCCGGAAACGGCAACCTGGGCAACGGAAATTCCGGCTTCGGCAACAAGGGCAACGGCAACCAGGGCTCCGGCAACCAGGGCAACAACAACGTCGGCCACGGCGACATCGGCAGTAACAACATCGGTAACGGCAACATCGGCAGCGGCAACGCCGGTAGCGGCAATCGTGGTTTCGGGTTGGGGACCGGCGACAACAACCAGGGCAGCGGCAACCAGGGCAGCAACAACGTCGGCAGCGGCAACATCGGCAACGGCAACGCCGGCAGCGGCAACCGCGGCATCGGGCTGGGGACCGGCGACAACAACCAGGGCAGCGGCAACCAGGGCAGCAACAACGTCGGCAACGGCAACATCGGCAACGCCAACGCCGGCAACGGCAACACCGGCAGCGGCAACGCCGGGAGTGGCAACGCAGGCAGCAACAACCAGGGCGGCGGCAACTACGGCAGCGGCAACGCCGGAGAGGGCAACCGCGGCAACGGCAATGCCGGCAGCGGCAACGTCGGCAACAACAACCCCGGAATGGGCAACACCGGCAGCGGCAACGAGGGCGGCGGCAACAACGGGACGGGCAACCAGGGTTGGGGCAACACCGGCACCAACAACATCGGCTTCGGCAACACCGGAAACAACAACATTGGCTTCGGGCTCACCGGAGACAACCAGGTCGGTATCGGCCGGCTCAACTCGGGATGGTTCAACCTGGGACTGGGCAACTCCGGAAACTTCAACATCGGCTTCGGGAACTCGGGCAGCGGCAACATCGGCTTCGGAAACTCGGGCAACTACAACATCGGCTTCGGAAACGCCGGCAGCGGAAACCTGGGCTGGTGGAATGGCGGCAACGGCAACACGTTTGCGATGAACGCCGGCAACTACAACACCGGACTCTGGAACGCGGGGAACCTGAACACCGGGCTGTGGAATTCCGGCAGCAACAACACGGGAATGTTCAACGCGGGCAGCACCAACACCGGTCTGTTCAACTCGGGCAGCACCAACACCGGAATGTACAACTCCGGCAGCACGAATAGCGGAAACTACAACTCGGGCAGCACGAACACCGGGCGTTACAACTCAGGTGGCACCAACACGGGCAACTACAACTCGGGCGGCACCAACACCGGTGACTTCAATGCCGGCGGCACCAACACCGGCAATTACAACTCCGGCGGCACCAACACGGGCAACTACAACTCGGGCGGCACCAACACCGGTGACTTCAATGCCGGTGGCACCAATTACGGCAGCTACAACGCCGGTGGCACCAACACGGGCAACTTCAACGCCGGAGGCACCAACACCGGCGACTTCAACTCGGGCGGCACCAACGCGGGCTACTACAACTCCGGTGGCACTAACTCCGGCAATTACAACTCCGGCGGCACCAACACCGGCCACTACAACGCGGGCGGCACGAACACCGGTAACTACAACTCCGGCGGCACCAACACGGGCAACTACAACTCCGGTGGCACCAACACCGGTGACTACAACTCGGGTGGCACCAATACCGGTAACTACAACTCGGGCAACACCAACACCGGAAACCTCAACTCCGGCAACACCAATACGGGCAATCAGAACTCGGGCAACACGAACACCGGAAACCTCAACTCCGGCAACACCAATACCGGCAATCAGAACTCGGGCAACACCAATACCGGGAACCTGAACTCGGGCAACACCAACACCTACGGTGACGCAAGCCGGCCCGACGGCTACAACTCGGGCGACACCAACACCGGCAGCTACAACTCCGGGAACACCAACACCGGTAACTCCAACTCGGGCAACACCAATACCGGCGACCTCAACTCGGGCAACACCAACACCGGTGCGCGCAACTCGGGCAACACGAACACCGGAAACCTCAACTCCGGGAACACCAACACCGGCAACGCCAACTCGGGCAACACCAACACCGGCAACTTCAACTCCGGGAACACCAACACCTACTTCAACCCCAGCTCGCCGGACGGATTCAACTCCGGCGACACCAACACCGGCAGCTACAACTCCGGTGACACCAACACCGGGTTCCGCAACTCGGGCAACACCAACACCGGCACCGGCAACTCCGGCAACACCAACTCCGGCGACTTCAACTCCGGCTTCACCAACACCGGCGACCGCAACTCCGGCAACACCAACACCGGCAACGCCAACTCCGGTAACACCAACACCGGCAACAACAACTCCGGCTTCACCGACACCGGCAACGGAAACTCGGGCAATACCAACAGATTCGACTTCAACTCCGGCAACACCAACACCGGCAACAAGAACGCCGGCTTCACCAACACCGGTGACGGCAACAGCGGAAACACCAACACCGGGGCCAACAATTCGGGTAAGACCAACACCGGCACCGGCAACAGCGGCGATACGAACAGCGGAGCCAACAACTCCGGCAACACCAACACCGGCGACGGCAACAGCGGGAACACCAATAGCGGCGACAACAACGCGGGCAACACCAACACCGGCAACGGAAACCGCGGAAACACCAACACCGGCAACGACAACACCGGCAGCACCAACACGGGCGACAGGAACAGCGGTAACACCAACACCGGCAACGACAACTCCGGTAACACCAACACCGGTGACAGAAACTCCGGCAGCTGGAACGTCGGCAACGACAACACCGGCAACGGCGCGCCGGTCGGAGCCTCGGGGACCGGAAACGGCCTCGGCTCTTCCGGTTTCGGCAATACCGCGGCGTCGGGTACTTCCGGTTTCGGCAACGACCTGAGCAACGGCACATCGGGTGCCGGCAACGGCGGCCTGGGCGGTGGTAACTCGGGGCTCAACAACGGCGGCGTAGGTGGCGGAAACTCGGGAGTCGGCAACGGTGGTTTCGGCAGCTCGGGCAACTCCGGCAAAGATAACGGCGGCTTCGCCAACGGGGGCAACTCGGGCACGAACAACGCCAGCCCGGGCGGCGGCAACTCCGGCTCTGGCAACAACGTGGCCGGCGGCGGCAACTCCGGCAACCTCAACCGCGGCGTCGGCGGCGGTAACTCGGGCACCAACAACAGCGGCGCCGGTGGCGGCAACGCCGGTTCCAACAACTCGGGCAGCAACGGCAGCTCCGGCGAGGGCAACCAGGGCAGCGGCGGCAACTCCGGCTTCAGCAACAGCGGCTCCGCCGGACAATCCGGGACCGGCAACAGCGGCGGCGCCGGCAACTCGGGCACCAACAACAACGGTTCACTCGGCAGTTCGGGACAGGCCAACGGCGGCGCGGGCGGCAACTCGGGGACCGGCAACAACGGCAGCGCCGGCAACTCCGGCAACGGCAATTCCGGCAGTGCCGGAAACTCGGGTTTCAGCAACAGTGGCGGCGGCGGTAACTCCGGCACCAACAACACCGGCGCCACCTTCGGCAGCTCGGGCGCAAACAACTTTGCCGCAGGCGGCAATTCGGGGACCAGCAACTCCGGCGGCGGTGGCAACTCCGGCACCGGTAACAACGGGAGCGCCGGCAGCTCGGGGCTGAACAACCAAGGTAGCGGCGGCAACTCCGGCACCAGCAACACCGGCGCAACCTTCGGGAGCTCGGGGCTGAACAACTCAGCGGCCGGCGGCAGCTCGGGTACCGGCAACAACGGGTCCGCCGGCAACTCGGGCTTCAACAACAACGGCAGCGGCGGACAGTCGGGCACCGGCAACAACGGTGGCGCCGGCACCTCCGGTTCCGGCAACAACGCGGCAGGCGGCAGCTCCGGCTCCAACAACAATGGCACTGCGGGCAATTCGGGCACCGGGAACAACGGCAGCGCGGGCAACTCGGGCTCGGGCAACAACGGCAGCGCGGGCAGCTCGGGTGCCAACAACAACGCCATCAGCTTCGGCAGTTCCGGAACCGGGAACATCGCCGCCTCTGGTAGCTCCGGCTCCGGCAACTCCGGCAGCGGCGGAGACTCGGGCACCGACAACGCCGGCAGCGCGGGCAGCTCCGGCAACAACAACAACGGCACCGCCGGCAGCTCGGGCAGCGGCAACGTCGGCGGCGGCAACGCCGGTTCGGGCAACATCGGCTTCGGCAGCTCGGGCGGCACCAACATCGGCGCCGGCAGTTCCGGCACCAGCAACCCCGGGGCGGGCAACGCGGGCACCGGCAACGTCGGTGCCGGGACGTCCGGCATCAACAACCCCGGCACGGGAAGCTCTGGGAACCAGAACTTCGGCTTCGGCACGTCCGGCAACTACAACGCCGGCGCCGGCAACTCCGGCACCTTCAACCCGGGCGCGGGCAGTTCCGGGCTGTTCAACATCTACGCGGGCGACTCCGGCTATCTGGCGTCCGGACTGGGCAACTCGGGCCTGCTCACGCTGGGCGCCGGTAACTCCGGCGCCGTGACCCCGGGTGCCGGGAACTCGGGCTGGCTGCTGGCGGGGTTGGGGAATTCGGGAACGCTGAATCTGGGCTCGGCGCTGTCCGGCCTGACCAACTTCGGCGCCGCCAACTCGGGACTGCTCAATGCCGGCACGACCCTGTCCGGCTTCGTCAACGTCGGCGTCTACAACGCCGGTCTGCTGGACATCGGTTATCTGCCGCGGGCGCTCTATGTCGGCAATCTGGCATTCGAGGTTGCCACTTTCCTTCTCCGGCAACTGACGGGTCTGCTTCCCGGCGTGTAA
- a CDS encoding alpha/beta fold hydrolase produces the protein MMTTLDGFSVHVGIAGPEKGVVVVILGAEQRAVSAYDAICERLHTASLRTVVIAADPRLTVKSVIGILDALGIGWAVVVGDRDGAELAWELAATRLGRFAGLVVIDRGHPAVAGADGAVRDDQCPPVEIGTTMLVSSPAARSAARDSQRLVLSDYRVVDLAGRRNAQESTAQLATEIVLRTSAW, from the coding sequence ATGATGACCACCCTCGACGGGTTCTCTGTGCACGTGGGTATCGCCGGTCCGGAAAAGGGCGTCGTGGTGGTGATACTCGGCGCCGAGCAACGCGCAGTGTCGGCCTATGACGCGATCTGCGAGCGCCTGCACACCGCCTCGCTGCGAACGGTCGTCATCGCCGCGGACCCGCGCTTGACCGTCAAGTCGGTGATCGGCATCCTCGACGCTCTCGGGATCGGCTGGGCCGTGGTGGTGGGTGACCGGGACGGGGCCGAGCTGGCCTGGGAATTGGCGGCGACCCGACTGGGCCGGTTCGCCGGCCTGGTCGTCATCGATCGCGGGCACCCGGCCGTGGCCGGCGCCGACGGGGCGGTTCGCGACGACCAATGTCCGCCGGTGGAGATCGGCACCACCATGCTGGTGAGTTCACCCGCCGCGCGATCCGCGGCCCGCGACAGTCAGCGGCTGGTGCTCTCCGACTACCGCGTCGTGGACCTGGCCGGTCGCCGCAACGCCCAGGAGTCGACAGCGCAGTTGGCCACCGAGATCGTGCTGCGCACCAGCGCCTGGTAG
- a CDS encoding glutamine synthetase family protein — MPQHDSSRLPLTELVQLVGTGDIDTVIVAFTDMQGRLAGKRLAGRFFVDEVAAHGAECCSYLVAVDVDLNTVPGYAMSSWETGYGDMVMTPDLSTLRLVPWLPGTALVIADLSWADGSPVAVSPRAILRRQLNRLAERDLIADVATELEFIVFDESYRAAWAGGYRDLTPASDYNIDYAIMASSRMEPLLRDIRLGMQGAGLRVEAIKGECNNGQQEIGFRYDEALVTCDNHAIYKNGAKEIADQHGKSLTFMAKYDEREGNSCHIHLSLRGPDDSAAFADGSGGMSAAFRSFVAGLLATIRELTLFFAPNINSYKRFADGSFAPTAVAWGMDNRTCALRVVGHGRSIRVECRVPGGDVNQYLAVAALIAGGLYGIDRGLELGEPYAGNAYDARDVQRLPATLGEAATLFGNSALAREAFGDDVVAHYLNNAHVELKAFNAAVTDWERIRGFERL, encoded by the coding sequence GTGCCACAACATGATTCGTCGCGACTGCCGCTGACTGAACTGGTGCAGCTGGTGGGCACCGGCGACATCGACACGGTCATCGTCGCGTTCACCGACATGCAGGGCAGGCTGGCCGGCAAGCGGCTGGCCGGCCGGTTCTTCGTCGACGAGGTGGCCGCGCACGGGGCCGAGTGCTGCAGCTATCTGGTGGCCGTCGACGTCGACCTCAACACCGTGCCCGGCTATGCCATGTCGAGCTGGGAAACCGGTTACGGCGACATGGTGATGACACCCGACCTGTCCACGTTGCGGCTGGTGCCGTGGCTGCCTGGCACGGCCCTGGTGATCGCGGACCTGAGCTGGGCCGACGGCAGCCCGGTGGCCGTGTCGCCGCGCGCCATCCTGCGCCGCCAGCTCAACCGGCTGGCGGAGCGCGATCTGATCGCCGACGTCGCCACCGAGCTGGAGTTCATCGTGTTCGACGAGTCCTACCGTGCGGCGTGGGCCGGCGGCTACCGGGACCTGACACCGGCCAGCGATTACAACATCGACTACGCGATCATGGCGTCTTCGCGGATGGAGCCGCTGCTGCGCGATATCCGGCTGGGCATGCAGGGCGCAGGTCTGCGGGTCGAGGCCATCAAGGGCGAATGCAACAACGGACAGCAGGAAATCGGCTTCCGCTACGACGAGGCGCTGGTCACCTGCGACAACCACGCCATCTACAAGAACGGCGCCAAGGAGATTGCCGACCAGCACGGCAAGAGCCTGACGTTCATGGCCAAATACGATGAGCGCGAAGGCAACAGCTGCCACATTCACCTGTCGTTGCGCGGCCCGGATGACAGTGCGGCGTTCGCCGACGGCAGCGGCGGGATGTCGGCCGCCTTCCGCAGCTTCGTTGCCGGACTGCTCGCCACGATTCGCGAACTCACGTTGTTTTTCGCGCCGAACATCAACTCGTACAAGCGTTTTGCCGATGGCAGCTTCGCCCCGACGGCGGTGGCCTGGGGGATGGACAACCGTACCTGCGCGCTGCGCGTGGTGGGGCACGGGCGCAGTATCCGGGTGGAATGCCGGGTGCCGGGCGGCGACGTCAACCAGTATCTGGCGGTCGCCGCGCTGATCGCCGGTGGGCTGTACGGTATCGACCGGGGCCTCGAGCTTGGTGAGCCCTACGCGGGCAACGCCTACGACGCGAGGGATGTCCAGCGGCTGCCGGCCACGCTGGGCGAGGCTGCGACGCTGTTCGGGAATTCGGCGCTGGCGCGGGAGGCCTTCGGCGACGACGTGGTGGCGCACTACCTGAACAACGCGCACGTGGAGCTGAAGGCGTTCAACGCCGCGGTCACCGACTGGGAGAGGATTCGTGGCTTTGAACGGCTTTAG
- a CDS encoding gamma-glutamyl-gamma-aminobutyrate hydrolase family protein, with amino-acid sequence MALNGFSFDGGDPPRESPVVGLSMYLERVRTGVWDIPAAYLPADYFEGVTLAGGIPVLLPPQPVNSGAVNRLLDSLDALVITGGYDLDPAAYGQQPHKTTDEPRTDRDAWEFALLRAALDRRLPVLGICRGAQLLNVAFGGTLHQHLPEVIGHSGHRAGNGVFSRLPVRTVPGTKVAAVLGETADVPCYHHQAIDTVGDQLVVGAWDTDGVVEAVELPGDAFALAVQWHPEKSLDDLRLFTALVDAARSYAAA; translated from the coding sequence GTGGCTTTGAACGGCTTTAGCTTCGACGGTGGCGACCCGCCACGGGAGTCCCCCGTCGTGGGCCTGTCGATGTATCTCGAGCGGGTGCGCACGGGAGTCTGGGATATCCCCGCCGCCTACCTGCCTGCCGACTACTTCGAGGGCGTGACGCTGGCCGGTGGGATACCGGTGTTGCTGCCGCCGCAACCGGTGAACTCCGGGGCGGTGAACCGCCTGCTCGACAGCCTGGACGCGTTGGTGATCACCGGCGGCTACGACCTGGACCCCGCGGCCTACGGACAGCAACCGCACAAGACCACCGACGAGCCCCGCACCGATCGCGACGCCTGGGAGTTCGCGTTGCTGCGCGCGGCGCTGGACCGGCGGTTGCCAGTGCTGGGCATCTGCCGCGGCGCCCAACTGCTCAACGTCGCGTTCGGCGGCACCCTGCACCAGCATCTGCCCGAGGTGATCGGTCACTCCGGCCATCGTGCGGGCAACGGTGTGTTCAGCCGGCTGCCGGTGCGCACGGTGCCCGGCACCAAGGTGGCGGCGGTGCTCGGCGAGACCGCCGACGTGCCGTGCTACCACCATCAGGCCATCGACACGGTGGGGGATCAACTGGTGGTCGGCGCGTGGGACACCGACGGCGTCGTCGAGGCGGTGGAACTGCCCGGGGACGCGTTTGCCCTTGCCGTGCAATGGCATCCGGAGAAGTCGTTGGACGACCTGCGATTGTTCACCGCGCTGGTCGACGCCGCGCGATCGTACGCCGCGGCATGA
- a CDS encoding aldehyde dehydrogenase family protein: MTSTQLVNPATEEILRSVEHVDAAAVDDAVARAAAAQRRWARLAPAERAAGLRAFADAVDTHLDELAALEVANSGHPIGSARWEAGNVRDVLRYYAAAPERLSGKQIPVAGGIDVTFNEPMGVVGVITPWNFPMVIATWGIAPALAAGNAVLVKPAEWTPLTTLRLGELAVEAGLDADLLQVLPGQGSVVGERFVTHPGVRKIVFTGSTAVGKKVMAGAAAHVKRVTLELGGKSANIVFADCDLEQAAATAPGGVFDNAGQDCCARSRILVQRSVYDRFMELLEPAVHAVAVGDPTSDQTEMGPLVSRAHWNKVASYVPPNAPVAFRGSAPTGPGFWFPPTVLTPQRTDRSVTDEIFGPVVTVLAFDDEHDAIALANDTEYGLSGSIWTDDLSRALRVSRAVEAGNLSVNSHSSVRYNTPFGGFKQSGVGRELGPDAPLHFTETKNVFIAIKEEQ; encoded by the coding sequence ATGACCTCCACCCAGCTGGTCAACCCTGCCACCGAGGAGATATTGCGCTCGGTCGAGCACGTCGATGCCGCCGCCGTGGACGACGCGGTGGCTCGGGCGGCCGCAGCGCAGCGGCGGTGGGCGCGGCTGGCGCCGGCCGAACGCGCCGCCGGACTGCGCGCGTTCGCGGACGCCGTCGACACGCACCTGGACGAACTGGCCGCGCTGGAGGTGGCCAACTCCGGACACCCCATCGGCTCGGCGCGGTGGGAGGCGGGCAACGTCCGCGATGTGCTGCGGTACTATGCCGCGGCGCCGGAACGGTTGTCCGGCAAGCAGATTCCGGTAGCCGGCGGGATTGACGTCACCTTCAACGAGCCGATGGGCGTGGTGGGGGTGATCACGCCGTGGAACTTCCCGATGGTGATCGCGACCTGGGGCATCGCGCCGGCGCTGGCCGCGGGCAACGCGGTTCTGGTCAAGCCCGCCGAGTGGACACCGCTGACCACCCTGCGGCTCGGTGAGCTGGCCGTCGAGGCGGGACTGGACGCGGACCTGCTGCAGGTGCTGCCGGGGCAGGGCTCGGTGGTGGGGGAGCGGTTCGTCACCCACCCCGGCGTCCGCAAGATCGTGTTCACCGGGTCGACCGCGGTGGGCAAGAAGGTGATGGCCGGTGCGGCGGCGCATGTCAAACGCGTGACGCTGGAACTGGGTGGCAAGAGCGCCAACATCGTGTTCGCCGACTGCGATCTGGAGCAGGCCGCCGCGACGGCGCCGGGCGGGGTGTTCGACAACGCCGGTCAGGACTGCTGTGCGCGCAGCCGAATCCTGGTGCAGCGCAGCGTCTACGACCGGTTCATGGAGCTGCTCGAACCGGCGGTACATGCCGTGGCGGTCGGGGACCCCACCTCGGACCAGACCGAGATGGGCCCGCTGGTGTCGCGTGCCCACTGGAACAAGGTGGCTTCCTACGTGCCCCCGAATGCGCCTGTCGCCTTTCGCGGCAGCGCGCCCACGGGTCCCGGATTCTGGTTCCCGCCAACGGTTCTCACCCCGCAGCGCACCGACCGCAGCGTCACCGACGAGATCTTCGGGCCGGTTGTCACGGTCCTGGCCTTCGATGACGAGCACGATGCGATCGCACTTGCCAACGACACCGAATACGGTCTGTCCGGTTCCATCTGGACCGACGACCTGTCGCGCGCCTTGCGGGTGTCGCGGGCGGTCGAAGCCGGCAACCTGTCCGTGAATTCGCATTCCTCGGTGCGCTACAACACCCCGTTCGGCGGGTTCAAACAATCCGGTGTGGGCCGTGAACTCGGGCCCGACGCCCCACTGCATTTCACCGAGACCAAGAACGTGTTCATCGCCATCAAGGAGGAGCAGTGA